One window of Amyelois transitella isolate CPQ chromosome 7, ilAmyTran1.1, whole genome shotgun sequence genomic DNA carries:
- the LOC106143495 gene encoding protein amnionless — MRSLQPLLFTFLVHLSTPTTVTWMRNAVFNLPQNFVGGKLPCSKQTVLFPEELQEPIRLVGNVSVSEIILPNDGELYLDDVIIALGVDAEEQCEDDRQVEFKDVSYSSWEDPDVWYSEKFNEATPDAERVPCHEDIVLFPKNTQIDIELPKDTQYINMMIIGDTEVLDVDSLRANFSFDFILNDYWETGLAFVNTKCSSKAGCPCQINTPEIKCYKKNCPEPKCLYPIQPTGHCCKICGGSITFETTPSFNMVAFKETVDKIVGSYNRDQFVYHVSKLPQTWESFIDSTEREARNKFNDISGKVHVIVVEKGEYTGVSTEVINELYHSMSRMESKKLFLSGNPINMVGFGWKVFISALLIVMGIMGVIYVYYYRLPDHWIRNFSLNMSIPGRPVLSRFQRRTDSVLSLARRDSEVSRISTGGFRNPMYDSKRGRVVVTESVEEEE, encoded by the coding sequence ATGCGTTCATTGCAGCcacttttatttacattccTCGTCCACCTTTCGACTCCAACTACCGTGACGTGGATGAGAAATGCAGTGTTCAATTTGCCGCAAAATTTCGTCGGTGGGAAACTTCCCTGTTCTAAACAAACCGTGCTATTTCCCGAAGAACTACAAGAACCCATTAGATTAGTTGGTAACGTGTCAGTTAGTGAGATAATATTACCGAATGACGGTGAACTTTATTTAGATGATGTAATTATAGCGTTGGGAGTTGATGCAGAAGAACAATGTGAAGATGATAGACAAGTAGAATTCAAAGACGTTTCGTACAGTTCGTGGGAAGATCCTGATGTTTGGTATTCAGAAAAATTCAATGAGGCCACGCCTGATGCGGAACGTGTCCCTTGCCACGAAGATATAGTGCTGTTTccaaaaaatacacaaatcgATATTGAACTTCCAAAAGATACACAATATATTAACATGATGATCATTGGTGATACTGAAGTATTGGATGTTGATAGTTTGAGAGCAAATTTCTCATTCGATTTCATACTAAACGATTACTGGGAAACTGGACTAGCATTTGTTAATACGAAATGCTCATCAAAAGCTGGTTGCCCTTGCCAAATAAATACTCCagaaattaaatgttataaaaaaaactgtcctGAGCCAAAATGTCTGTATCCAATACAACCTACAGGTCATTGCTGTAAGATATGTGGTGGTTCTATTACCTTCGAAACGACTCCATCATTCAACATGGTGGCTTTCAAAGAAACCGTTGACAAAATTGTTGGAAGTTATAATCGTGATCAATTTGTGTATCATGTTTCAAAACTTCCTCAAACTTGGGAGTCATTCATTGACAGTACAGAACGAGAAGCcagaaacaaatttaatgatatttctGGTAAAGTACATGTGATCGTAGTGGAAAAAGGTGAATATACAGGTGTAAGCACTGAGGTGATAAATGAGCTGTATCATAGTATGTCAAGAATGGAGTCAAAGAAGTTGTTCTTGAGCGGGAATCCGATTAATATGGTTGGTTTCGGTTGGAAGGTATTTATATCAGCGTTATTGATTGTAATGGGTATAATGGgtgttatttatgtttactACTATAGACTTCCAGATCACTGGATTAGGAATTTCTCCCTGAATATGAGTATACCTGGTAGACCAGTTTTGTCAAGATTCCAGCGTAGAACTGATAGTGTTTTGTCTTTGGCAAGGCGGGATTCCGAAGTATCCCGTATAAGTACCGGGGGATTCAGGAATCCTATGTATGATTCCAAAAGAGGGAGAGTTGTTGTAACTGAATCGGTTGAAGAAGaggaataa